One genomic region from Vibrio cyclitrophicus encodes:
- the gspD gene encoding type II secretion system secretin GspD, which translates to MKHWFKKSAWLLAGSLICTPAAIASDFSASFKGTDIQEFINIVGRNLEKTIIVDPSVRGKIDVRSYDVLNEEQYYSFFLNVLEVYGYAVVEMDSGVLKIIKAKDSKTSAIPVVGDRDSITGDSVVTRVVTVRNVSVRELSPLLRQLNDNAGAGNVVHYDPANIILITGRAAVVNRLAEIIKRVDQAGDKEIEVVELKNASAAEMVRIVDALSKTTDAKNTPAFLQPKLVADERTNAILISGDPKVRSRLRKLIEQLDVEMATKGNNQVIYLKYAKAEDLVDVLKGVSDNLQSEKQSSTKGSSSQRNQVMISAHSDTNSLVITAQPDIMNALQDVIAQLDIRRAQVLIEALIVEMAEGDGINLGVQWGNLDTGAVIQYGNTGASIGGVMVGLEEAKDTETTTAVYDDNGDFQRNETTTESGDYSTLASALSGVNGAAMSVVMGDWTALISAVATDSNSNILSSPSITVMDNGEASFIVGEEVPVLTGSTAGSSNDNPFQTVERKEVGIKLKVVPQINEGDSVQLQIEQEVSNVLGANGAVDVRFAKRQLNTSVIVQDGQMLVLGGLIDERALESESKVPFLGDIPVLGHLFKSTSTQVEKKNLMVFIKPTIIRDGMTADGITQRKYNFIRAEQLYKSEQGLKLLDDDNIPVLPKFGADMNHPAEIQAFIDQMETE; encoded by the coding sequence GTGAAGCATTGGTTTAAGAAAAGTGCATGGTTACTGGCAGGAAGCTTAATCTGCACACCCGCAGCCATCGCTAGTGATTTTAGTGCCAGCTTTAAGGGCACTGACATTCAAGAGTTTATTAATATTGTTGGCCGCAACCTAGAGAAGACGATCATCGTTGACCCATCGGTGCGCGGTAAAATTGATGTACGTAGCTATGACGTACTCAATGAAGAGCAATATTACAGCTTCTTCCTAAACGTATTAGAAGTGTATGGCTACGCGGTCGTTGAAATGGACTCAGGCGTTCTTAAGATCATCAAAGCCAAAGATTCTAAAACCTCAGCAATTCCCGTTGTTGGTGATCGTGATTCGATCACAGGCGACAGTGTAGTCACGCGTGTTGTGACGGTTCGTAATGTCTCGGTTCGTGAACTTTCTCCTTTGCTTCGTCAATTGAACGATAATGCCGGTGCGGGTAACGTTGTGCACTACGATCCTGCCAATATCATCTTGATTACCGGTCGTGCGGCGGTAGTGAACCGTTTAGCAGAAATCATCAAGCGTGTTGACCAAGCGGGTGATAAAGAGATTGAAGTCGTTGAGCTAAAGAATGCATCGGCGGCAGAAATGGTTCGTATTGTTGATGCTCTGAGTAAAACCACCGATGCTAAAAACACACCTGCATTCCTACAGCCTAAATTGGTTGCCGATGAGCGTACTAATGCAATTCTTATTTCCGGTGACCCAAAGGTACGTAGCCGTTTAAGAAAGCTGATTGAACAGCTTGATGTAGAGATGGCGACCAAAGGTAACAACCAAGTTATCTACCTTAAATACGCAAAAGCGGAAGATCTTGTCGATGTGTTGAAAGGCGTATCGGACAACTTGCAGTCAGAGAAACAATCTTCAACTAAAGGCAGTTCATCGCAACGTAATCAAGTCATGATCTCAGCCCACAGTGATACCAACTCGTTGGTCATTACCGCACAACCAGACATCATGAACGCGCTGCAAGACGTTATCGCGCAGTTGGATATTCGTCGTGCCCAAGTGTTGATCGAAGCCTTAATTGTCGAGATGGCTGAAGGTGACGGCATTAACCTTGGCGTGCAGTGGGGCAACCTAGATACTGGTGCCGTGATTCAGTATGGTAACACTGGTGCATCGATTGGTGGCGTGATGGTTGGTTTGGAAGAAGCCAAAGACACTGAAACGACCACTGCCGTTTATGATGACAATGGTGACTTCCAACGTAATGAAACCACCACTGAATCGGGTGACTATTCTACCTTGGCATCTGCTCTTTCTGGCGTTAATGGCGCCGCAATGAGTGTTGTTATGGGTGATTGGACAGCGTTGATCAGCGCGGTTGCGACCGACTCAAACTCAAACATCCTATCTTCTCCAAGTATCACGGTTATGGACAATGGCGAGGCTTCATTCATTGTGGGTGAGGAAGTGCCTGTTCTAACCGGTTCTACCGCAGGTTCAAGCAACGACAACCCATTCCAAACGGTTGAACGTAAAGAAGTGGGTATCAAGCTTAAAGTGGTGCCACAAATCAACGAAGGTGACTCGGTTCAGCTGCAAATAGAACAAGAAGTCTCTAACGTATTGGGCGCCAATGGTGCAGTTGATGTTCGTTTTGCTAAGCGTCAACTGAACACGTCTGTGATTGTTCAAGACGGTCAAATGTTGGTGCTGGGTGGCTTGATTGATGAGCGTGCACTGGAAAGTGAGTCTAAGGTGCCGTTCTTGGGTGACATCCCAGTACTTGGACACCTGTTTAAATCAACCAGTACTCAGGTTGAGAAAAAGAACCTAATGGTTTTCATCAAGCCAACCATCATCCGTGATGGCATGACAGCCGACGGTATCACTCAGCGTAAGTACAACTTCATTCGTGCTGAGCAGTTATACAAGTCTGAACAAGGTTTGAAGCTGCTGGATGACGATAATATCCCGGTATTGCCTAAATTTGGTGCCGATATGAATCACCCGGCTGAAATCCAAGCCTTCATCGATCAAATGGAAACAGAATAA
- the gspC gene encoding type II secretion system protein GspC produces MGNSPVLSRLLENGFVFQQKLSLVTCCLLIAASAWILGQLAWFIEPAEQTVVPWKATASSSSSPQSTLDISSLQQSNMFGAYNPTTAPVVKQQVIQDAPKTRLNLVLVGAVASSNPKLSLAVIANRGTQATYGINEEIEGTRAKLKAVLVDRVIIDNSGRDETLMLEGIEYKRLAVSAPAPPRTTSSVRGNNPASEEEKLDEIKAKIMQDPQQIFQYVRLSQVKRDDKVIGYRVSPGKDSELFNSVGLQNGDIATQLNGQDLTDPAAMGNIFRSISDLTELNLVVERDGQQHEVFIEF; encoded by the coding sequence ATGGGAAATTCACCTGTGTTGAGCCGCTTATTAGAGAATGGATTTGTATTTCAGCAAAAACTAAGCCTAGTGACGTGTTGTTTGTTGATTGCAGCTTCAGCATGGATTTTAGGACAGCTTGCGTGGTTTATTGAACCTGCCGAGCAAACCGTTGTGCCTTGGAAAGCAACAGCTTCATCGTCTTCCTCTCCTCAATCGACCCTCGATATTTCTTCCCTACAGCAGAGCAACATGTTTGGTGCCTATAACCCAACCACAGCTCCTGTTGTTAAACAGCAAGTTATCCAAGATGCACCTAAGACACGATTAAACCTAGTTTTGGTGGGCGCTGTCGCCAGCTCTAATCCAAAATTGAGCTTAGCGGTGATCGCGAATCGTGGCACGCAAGCAACTTACGGCATTAACGAAGAGATTGAAGGTACGCGAGCTAAGTTAAAAGCGGTATTAGTGGATCGCGTGATCATCGATAACTCAGGGCGAGATGAAACATTGATGCTTGAAGGGATTGAGTACAAGCGTTTAGCGGTATCAGCACCTGCGCCACCTCGTACCACTTCTTCTGTTCGTGGCAATAACCCCGCTTCCGAAGAAGAGAAGCTAGACGAAATTAAAGCGAAGATAATGCAAGATCCACAACAAATCTTCCAATATGTTCGACTGTCTCAGGTGAAGCGTGACGATAAAGTTATTGGTTATCGTGTGAGCCCTGGCAAAGATTCAGAACTTTTTAACTCTGTTGGGCTCCAAAACGGAGATATTGCTACTCAGTTAAATGGGCAAGACCTGACAGACCCCGCAGCGATGGGCAACATATTCCGTTCCATTTCCGATCTGACAGAGCTAAACCTCGTGGTCGAGAGAGATGGACAACAACATGAAGTGTTTATTGAATTTTAA
- the hslR gene encoding ribosome-associated heat shock protein Hsp15 has product MKTANEAVRLDKWLWAARFYKTRSIARNMVDGGKVHYNGQRSKPSKIVELGAVITLRQGNEEKTVTIEKISAHRGGAPIAQTLYAETTESVAKREEFAAQRKLNAHSPAPERRPDKKQRRDIIKFKNQ; this is encoded by the coding sequence ATGAAAACTGCTAATGAAGCTGTCAGACTCGATAAATGGTTGTGGGCAGCTCGTTTTTACAAAACCCGGTCTATTGCTCGCAACATGGTCGATGGTGGCAAAGTCCACTATAATGGTCAGCGCAGCAAACCAAGTAAAATTGTCGAACTTGGGGCCGTGATTACACTGCGTCAAGGTAATGAAGAAAAAACGGTGACAATCGAGAAAATCTCGGCTCATCGTGGCGGAGCTCCGATCGCCCAAACCCTCTATGCAGAAACCACCGAGAGCGTGGCAAAAAGAGAAGAGTTTGCAGCACAACGTAAGCTGAATGCTCATAGCCCAGCACCTGAACGTCGCCCAGATAAAAAGCAACGTCGTGACATTATCAAGTTCAAGAATCAATAA
- the hslO gene encoding Hsp33 family molecular chaperone HslO, with product MADPMSTSNVLNRYLFEDLSVRGELVQIDEAYQQIISSKEYPAPVQKLLGELLVSTTLLTATLKFEGSITMQLQGDGPVSLVVINGDHDQKIRGVARFEGEIADDAGLHDLMGKGHLVITIDPKKGERYQGIVGLEGETLADVLEGYFANSEQLKTRLWLRTGEHEGKAHAAGMLLQVMPDGTGTPDDFEHLEQLTDTVKNEELFSLEANELLYRLYNQEKVQVFTPQPVEFFCGCSRDRSAAAIITVAQEEIYDILSTEGSVGLHCDYCGTNYSFDKNDVDALYAEAADKGSNTVH from the coding sequence ATGGCAGACCCAATGTCTACAAGTAATGTTTTAAATCGCTACCTATTTGAAGATCTATCAGTACGTGGTGAATTGGTACAAATCGATGAAGCGTACCAACAGATTATTTCTAGCAAGGAATACCCAGCGCCAGTTCAAAAGCTACTGGGTGAGCTATTGGTTTCAACGACGCTATTAACAGCGACCCTAAAGTTTGAAGGCTCTATTACCATGCAATTGCAAGGTGATGGCCCAGTATCTCTAGTTGTTATCAATGGCGATCACGACCAAAAGATCCGCGGTGTCGCTCGCTTTGAAGGCGAGATTGCTGATGATGCTGGCCTACACGACCTAATGGGTAAAGGCCACCTAGTGATCACCATCGATCCTAAGAAAGGTGAACGTTACCAAGGTATCGTTGGTCTGGAAGGCGAAACGCTTGCTGACGTTCTTGAAGGTTACTTTGCTAACTCAGAACAGCTTAAGACTCGTCTATGGCTGCGCACTGGCGAACATGAAGGTAAAGCTCACGCTGCAGGTATGCTTTTACAAGTTATGCCTGACGGCACAGGTACGCCAGATGATTTCGAGCATCTAGAGCAACTAACCGACACCGTTAAAAACGAAGAGTTGTTCTCTTTAGAAGCTAACGAACTGCTTTACCGTCTATACAACCAAGAGAAGGTTCAGGTATTTACACCTCAACCGGTTGAGTTCTTCTGTGGCTGTTCACGTGATCGAAGCGCTGCGGCTATCATTACTGTTGCTCAAGAAGAGATTTACGACATTCTAAGCACGGAAGGTAGTGTGGGACTACACTGCGATTACTGTGGCACAAACTACTCGTTCGACAAAAATGATGTAGATGCTCTTTACGCAGAAGCGGCAGATAAAGGCAGCAATACGGTTCATTAA
- the pckA gene encoding phosphoenolpyruvate carboxykinase (ATP), producing MTVMEHTKAAQIDLTKHGLTGVTEVLRNPSYEQLFVEETLPGLEGYEKGVVTELGSVAVDTGIFTGRSPKDKYIVKDDTTRDTMWWSDQGKNDNKPITTEVWDELKELVTTQISGKRLFVIDGYCGANPDTRLSVRIITEVAWQAHFVKNMFIRPTDEELATFEPDFVVMNGAKTTNPNWEKQGLNSENFVAFNLTERVQIIGGTWYGGEMKKGMFAMMNYLLPLQGIASMHCSANVGEKGDVAIFFGLSGTGKTTLSTDPKRELIGDDEHGWDDDGIFNFEGGCYAKTIRLSKEAEPEIYNAIRRDALLENVTVRGDGSIDFDDGSKTENTRVSYPIHHIDNIVKPVSKAGHAQKVIFLTADAFGVLPPVSKLTPEQTKYHFLSGFTAKLAGTERGITEPTPTFSAAFGAAFLTLHPTQYAEVLVKRMEAAGAEAYLVNTGWNGTGKRISIQDTRGIIDAILDGSIDQADTKVIPMFNLEVPLALHDVDPTILDPRDTYTDPLQWESKAKDLAERFINNFDKYTDNAEGKSLVAAGPQLD from the coding sequence ATGACCGTTATGGAACATACTAAGGCTGCACAAATTGATCTAACTAAGCACGGACTGACTGGCGTTACCGAAGTTCTTCGTAATCCTAGCTACGAGCAGTTATTCGTTGAAGAAACACTGCCGGGTCTAGAAGGCTACGAAAAAGGCGTAGTAACGGAACTAGGCTCCGTTGCGGTTGATACTGGTATCTTTACTGGCCGCTCACCAAAAGATAAGTACATTGTTAAAGATGACACAACACGCGATACCATGTGGTGGTCAGATCAAGGCAAAAATGACAACAAACCGATTACCACTGAAGTATGGGACGAGCTGAAAGAGCTTGTAACAACTCAGATATCTGGCAAGCGTCTGTTTGTCATCGACGGTTATTGTGGTGCTAACCCAGATACGCGTTTAAGTGTGCGTATTATCACTGAAGTAGCGTGGCAAGCGCACTTCGTTAAGAACATGTTCATTCGTCCAACCGACGAAGAACTAGCAACGTTCGAACCTGATTTCGTGGTAATGAACGGTGCTAAAACAACCAACCCTAACTGGGAGAAACAAGGTCTAAACTCTGAGAACTTTGTCGCTTTCAACCTGACTGAACGTGTTCAGATCATTGGCGGTACCTGGTACGGCGGTGAGATGAAAAAAGGTATGTTCGCAATGATGAACTACCTACTACCTCTACAAGGTATTGCTTCAATGCACTGTAGTGCAAACGTTGGCGAGAAAGGCGATGTCGCTATTTTCTTCGGTCTATCAGGCACTGGTAAAACAACCCTATCAACCGATCCTAAACGTGAGCTAATCGGTGATGATGAGCACGGTTGGGATGACGATGGTATCTTCAACTTTGAAGGTGGTTGTTACGCGAAGACAATTCGTCTATCTAAAGAAGCTGAACCTGAAATCTACAACGCAATCCGTCGTGATGCACTACTAGAGAACGTAACGGTTCGTGGCGATGGTTCTATCGATTTTGATGACGGTTCAAAAACAGAGAACACTCGTGTTTCTTACCCGATTCATCACATCGACAACATTGTTAAACCAGTATCAAAAGCAGGTCACGCTCAAAAAGTTATCTTCCTGACCGCTGATGCATTTGGTGTTCTACCGCCAGTATCTAAACTGACTCCAGAACAAACGAAGTACCACTTCCTATCTGGCTTCACAGCGAAACTAGCGGGTACAGAGCGCGGTATTACTGAGCCAACTCCTACGTTCTCTGCTGCGTTCGGTGCTGCATTCCTAACTCTTCACCCAACTCAGTACGCTGAAGTGCTTGTGAAACGTATGGAAGCGGCGGGAGCAGAAGCTTACCTAGTGAACACTGGTTGGAACGGCACAGGCAAACGTATCTCGATTCAAGATACTCGTGGCATCATTGACGCTATCTTAGATGGCTCAATCGACCAAGCGGATACTAAGGTTATCCCTATGTTTAACCTAGAAGTACCGCTAGCGTTGCACGACGTAGATCCTACGATTCTTGACCCGCGTGATACGTACACTGATCCATTGCAGTGGGAAAGCAAAGCGAAAGATCTAGCAGAGCGCTTCATCAACAACTTTGACAAGTACACAGATAACGCTGAAGGTAAGTCACTGGTTGCTGCAGGTCCACAACTAGACTAA
- a CDS encoding AsmA family protein, whose translation MVLGIVLSIVVALLAALLLSLQTQYRADVANFFIKHTIEQPVLIEDIEYQAPYHITLMGITHNQPKQQTPLYIDKIDIWFSSDSLIEAKLVLDSVLISGLQLEADDRETLTSVLTQPSLKLHQLAINNLDFSTPDFNTRGINLQISEPIWGDNRSLLPYGKTQLSVSQLYWQGEAFDNLLIDLDLKPSDSTLYGASFDWRGAKISGQAEQYQRDWSLVNVTVDGLRLNEQQTQSLLNKDWDVAGIQINHINSLDILRSDVQWQDGHLTAFDASLENIQLPFRWWEQQQATLSLQAEGVILDDDRFIDPSVKLNLQPNQILIEDFYTQLLQGSIQLNGKVTPSTVELTQLDVRGIKWIKESLDEHLPAVRLTPWFEELQQISIKQLNVERSQLIQLAEKPYWQVSGLHIEGRQVQLLQDRKLGLWQGKLMASANDASYQNILSAQPVIEMHSEQGKWTLTRLFAPLRDGYIEANATLDFNKISKPWSLDVSADGLPISLMLQPLKLPLDATGYGEFELQAAGLYGDSLMLGYSTSGQLTGSVRQGMMTFNDTLSETSSNNVFEVPELNASFDRGRFTLEPTHIIGASAEAQGSQRVQTLTGEVSGELDLLETSKHTLSITLTDQCHQISGKLDQAKYSEINNCQQKSATPQE comes from the coding sequence ATGGTGCTCGGCATTGTGCTTTCCATCGTCGTTGCACTTCTCGCGGCGCTGCTATTAAGCTTACAAACTCAATACCGAGCTGATGTTGCTAACTTTTTTATCAAGCATACGATTGAACAACCTGTACTCATTGAAGATATTGAGTATCAGGCGCCGTATCACATCACCTTGATGGGCATCACCCACAACCAACCTAAACAGCAAACGCCTCTTTATATCGATAAGATCGATATCTGGTTCAGTTCAGACTCTCTTATTGAAGCCAAGCTGGTTTTAGACTCGGTGTTAATCAGCGGACTCCAGTTAGAAGCTGACGATCGGGAAACACTCACATCGGTATTGACTCAACCAAGTCTCAAACTCCATCAGTTGGCCATCAATAATCTAGATTTCTCGACTCCAGACTTTAATACACGAGGCATCAACCTCCAGATCTCCGAACCCATTTGGGGGGACAACCGTTCACTGCTGCCCTATGGCAAAACCCAACTCTCCGTCTCGCAATTGTATTGGCAAGGTGAAGCATTCGATAATCTGTTGATAGACTTAGACCTAAAACCGAGTGATAGCACCCTTTATGGCGCTTCATTTGATTGGCGTGGAGCCAAAATATCTGGACAGGCAGAACAATACCAACGCGATTGGTCATTGGTGAATGTCACAGTCGATGGCTTACGATTAAACGAACAACAGACCCAAAGCCTGTTAAACAAAGATTGGGATGTCGCAGGCATTCAGATCAATCACATCAACAGTCTCGATATTCTACGCAGTGACGTGCAATGGCAAGATGGCCACTTAACCGCTTTTGATGCGTCACTCGAAAATATCCAACTGCCTTTTAGATGGTGGGAGCAACAGCAAGCGACGCTCTCTCTGCAAGCAGAAGGTGTCATTTTAGATGATGACAGGTTCATCGACCCAAGCGTTAAGTTGAACCTCCAACCAAACCAGATTCTGATTGAAGATTTCTATACTCAACTTCTTCAAGGCAGTATTCAACTGAATGGAAAAGTAACTCCGAGCACCGTTGAATTAACACAACTCGATGTTCGCGGAATAAAGTGGATCAAGGAGAGCCTAGATGAACATTTACCTGCAGTTCGCCTAACGCCTTGGTTTGAAGAACTACAACAGATCTCTATCAAGCAACTTAACGTCGAACGCAGCCAACTCATTCAACTCGCCGAGAAACCTTACTGGCAAGTCTCAGGGCTACATATCGAGGGGCGTCAGGTTCAATTACTTCAAGACCGAAAATTAGGTCTATGGCAGGGCAAGTTGATGGCCAGCGCCAACGATGCGAGCTATCAAAACATCCTCAGCGCCCAACCTGTGATTGAAATGCATAGCGAGCAGGGGAAATGGACGTTAACACGCCTGTTTGCCCCACTACGGGATGGTTATATTGAAGCAAATGCAACGCTCGATTTTAACAAAATAAGCAAACCATGGAGCTTAGATGTCTCTGCTGACGGATTACCAATCTCACTAATGTTGCAGCCACTTAAATTGCCACTCGATGCGACAGGTTATGGAGAATTCGAACTTCAAGCCGCAGGTTTGTACGGCGATTCACTAATGCTCGGGTACTCAACCTCAGGCCAACTTACTGGTAGCGTTCGCCAAGGCATGATGACCTTTAACGATACGCTTTCTGAAACCTCGAGTAATAATGTATTTGAAGTCCCAGAACTGAATGCCAGTTTTGACCGTGGCCGTTTCACCCTTGAACCAACGCACATCATTGGTGCATCCGCTGAAGCGCAAGGTTCGCAAAGGGTTCAAACGTTAACTGGCGAGGTCTCAGGAGAACTCGATTTGCTAGAAACTAGCAAACACACACTTTCCATCACCTTAACTGACCAATGCCATCAAATCTCAGGAAAGCTCGACCAAGCGAAATATTCGGAGATTAATAACTGCCAACAAAAAAGCGCCACTCCACAGGAGTAG
- a CDS encoding bifunctional GNAT family N-acetyltransferase/hotdog fold thioesterase produces the protein MFKLITPTTENQLNKYYHFRWQMLREPWRMPVGSERDEYDAMSHHRMIVDGRGRPMAIGRLYITPDLEGQIRYMAVKNSRRSKGMGSLILVALESLARQEGAKRLVCNAREDAISFYEKNEFERRGEINDQRGPVRHQQMVKHLDPMADVLRKPEWCNELQQRWENQIPISDKMGIKINQYTGYQFECSAQLNPNLNPHNTMFAGSAFTLATLTGWGMTWLLMKERGLTGDIVLADSNIRYRHPVEQNPVAATSLDGISGDLDRLASGRKARIIIHVTIHSGDVEAVEFTGTYMLIPDYKKRLSTDTNVSV, from the coding sequence ATGTTTAAACTGATAACACCGACCACCGAAAATCAACTGAACAAGTATTACCATTTTCGTTGGCAGATGCTGCGTGAACCTTGGCGAATGCCGGTAGGTTCCGAGCGTGATGAATATGATGCCATGAGTCACCATCGCATGATTGTAGATGGTCGTGGCCGTCCGATGGCGATTGGCCGCCTTTACATCACTCCAGACCTCGAAGGTCAGATCCGTTATATGGCGGTAAAGAACTCTCGTCGAAGTAAAGGCATGGGCTCATTGATTTTAGTGGCGTTAGAGTCACTGGCTCGCCAAGAGGGTGCCAAACGTCTAGTGTGTAATGCACGTGAAGATGCGATCTCATTCTATGAGAAAAACGAATTTGAGCGTCGTGGTGAAATTAATGACCAGCGTGGTCCAGTTCGTCATCAGCAGATGGTGAAGCACCTTGATCCGATGGCTGATGTACTGCGTAAGCCTGAATGGTGTAATGAGCTACAACAGCGCTGGGAAAATCAAATTCCGATCAGTGACAAGATGGGTATCAAAATTAACCAATACACGGGTTATCAGTTTGAATGTAGTGCTCAGTTGAACCCAAACCTTAATCCTCACAACACCATGTTTGCAGGCTCAGCTTTCACCTTAGCGACATTAACAGGCTGGGGAATGACTTGGTTGTTGATGAAAGAGCGTGGACTTACTGGTGATATCGTTCTGGCTGACAGTAATATTCGTTATCGTCACCCGGTTGAGCAAAACCCAGTCGCTGCTACTTCATTGGATGGAATCAGTGGTGATTTAGATCGTCTCGCTTCAGGTCGAAAGGCTCGTATCATTATCCACGTGACTATTCATAGTGGCGATGTTGAAGCGGTTGAATTCACGGGCACTTATATGCTGATCCCTGACTACAAAAAGCGATTATCAACAGACACTAACGTAAGCGTATAG
- the dtd gene encoding D-aminoacyl-tRNA deacylase, whose amino-acid sequence MIALIQRVSEAAVRVDGEVVGEIEQGLLVLLGVEKGDDEAKAKRLMERVTTYRVFEDEDGKMNLNVKQVEGKVLVVSQFTLPADTKKGTRAGFSRGANPEDAERLYDYFSNQCESVLPTERGRFAADMKVSLVNDGPVTFWLQV is encoded by the coding sequence GTGATAGCCCTGATTCAAAGAGTAAGTGAAGCTGCCGTTCGAGTTGATGGCGAAGTAGTTGGTGAGATTGAACAAGGCTTATTGGTTCTATTAGGCGTAGAAAAAGGTGATGACGAAGCCAAAGCCAAACGTTTGATGGAACGAGTAACAACTTATCGTGTCTTTGAAGATGAAGACGGAAAAATGAACCTCAACGTAAAACAGGTTGAAGGTAAAGTGTTGGTGGTTTCTCAATTCACACTGCCAGCCGATACAAAAAAGGGAACTCGAGCGGGCTTTTCTCGTGGAGCAAACCCTGAAGATGCGGAGCGTCTTTACGATTATTTCTCTAACCAATGTGAATCAGTATTGCCAACGGAACGTGGCCGATTTGCAGCCGACATGAAAGTGTCATTGGTTAATGATGGCCCAGTAACATTCTGGCTGCAGGTTTAA
- a CDS encoding virulence factor BrkB family protein, with translation MNELPGSYKLKIKNAITGSIQFSRYLLTRMTHDRVNVNAGYLAYITLLSIVPMLTVLLSILSSFSIFADVGLVIQNFVITNFVPASGDAVHGALLEFVANTGKMTAVGSVFLFVAALMLISNIDKNLNYIWRVTEKRRAVLSFSMYWMVLTLGPILVGASIAATSYVTSLNLLQNEVVSSAFNTIIRRLPLILSFFAFFGLYLLVPNKKIHFSHAAAGSLVAAILFELSKKGFAAYITQFPSYQLIYGALAAIPILFVWVYLCWLIVLVGAEVTAALGEHEQWSDSQEMVHSADNDEIPEQGNNSDSPDSKSK, from the coding sequence ATGAACGAGTTACCAGGGAGTTACAAGTTGAAGATAAAAAACGCAATCACTGGAAGCATCCAGTTTTCCCGCTATCTCCTCACGCGAATGACACACGATAGAGTCAATGTGAATGCCGGGTACTTGGCGTACATTACTTTGCTCTCAATTGTGCCGATGTTGACGGTTCTGCTCTCTATTTTGTCGTCATTCTCAATTTTTGCTGATGTTGGGCTCGTGATTCAAAACTTCGTTATTACCAACTTTGTTCCTGCGTCTGGGGATGCGGTGCATGGTGCCTTGTTAGAGTTTGTCGCCAATACTGGCAAAATGACAGCGGTAGGTAGTGTGTTCTTATTCGTTGCTGCACTGATGTTGATCTCCAATATCGATAAGAACCTAAACTACATCTGGCGAGTAACGGAAAAGCGACGTGCCGTGTTGTCTTTTTCCATGTACTGGATGGTGCTGACCCTTGGGCCTATTCTAGTGGGCGCTAGTATTGCAGCGACCTCTTACGTGACGTCATTGAATTTGCTGCAAAACGAAGTCGTATCGAGTGCATTTAATACCATTATTCGCAGACTTCCTTTGATTCTCTCTTTCTTTGCGTTTTTTGGCCTATATCTTCTTGTTCCAAACAAAAAGATACACTTTTCTCATGCCGCGGCAGGTTCTTTGGTGGCGGCAATTTTGTTTGAATTGAGTAAGAAAGGCTTTGCAGCTTACATTACTCAGTTTCCTTCTTACCAGTTGATTTACGGCGCGCTAGCGGCGATCCCGATTCTCTTTGTTTGGGTTTATTTGTGTTGGCTGATCGTGCTAGTTGGAGCTGAAGTGACAGCCGCGCTTGGTGAGCACGAACAGTGGAGTGACTCGCAAGAAATGGTACACTCAGCGGATAACGATGAAATTCCAGAACAAGGAAACAACAGTGATAGCCCTGATTCAAAGAGTAAGTGA